In Gallus gallus isolate bGalGal1 chromosome Z, bGalGal1.mat.broiler.GRCg7b, whole genome shotgun sequence, one DNA window encodes the following:
- the LOC107052258 gene encoding translation initiation factor IF-2 isoform X7, with protein sequence MNRGIERSPAGTPCRVLAAGGQQGATSPPPAPRAPAELRSSGPERDRGSRCPTPARGSPRPHAARLPAQPAPPPAPASEPSRTRSRRPARSRPAPVREKAIRRPQRREAADCAARRIYALPRPAQTQRTLPSFCPSFSPGRLLPCADDSCALRMRAALARPRWVGPGEGRSSEAQREEHVTGTSARVTCPAATDAGTAPGRGSCGRGRCAACAGGHVASAGRRPWGSVCCGAAAAPDGLRRGSCTTARVGFGGVQSSVSSTFRLLC encoded by the exons ATGAATCGCGGCATCGAGAGAAGCCCCGCGGGCACCCCGTGCCGCGTGCTGGCCGCCGGCGGACAGCAGGGGGCCACCAGCCCGCCGCCAGCGCCCCGAGCTCCGGCCGAACTGCGGAGCTCGGGGCCGGAGCGGGACCGCGGCTCCCGCTGCCCGACACCTGCCCGCGGCTCCCCCCGCCCGCACGCAGCGcggctcccagcccagcccgccccgccgccagcTCCAGCCTCGGAGCCCTCCCGCACCCGGagccgccgcccggcccggagccgccccgcACCTGTCCGAGAGAAAGCGATCAGGCGGCCGCAGCGAAGAGAGGCAGCCGACTGCGCTGCGCGGCGGATATACGCTCTACCCCGTCCCGCCCAGACTCAACGAACACTGCCAAGCTTCTGCCCCTCGTTCTCCCCGGGACGACTTCTTCCGTGCGCCGATGACAGCTGCGCGCTGCGCATGCGCGCAGCCCTCGCACGCCCGAGGTGGGTAGGACCGGGAGAGGGGAGAAGCTCGGAGGCCCAGCGGGAGGAACACGTGACGGGGACGAGCGCTCGCGTCACGTGCCCAGCGGCGACCGATGCCGGCACCGCCCCCGGGCGGGGCAGCTGCGGGCGGGGAAGATGCGCTGCGTGCGCGGGGGGTCACGTGGCTTCTGCTGGCAGGCGGCCGTGGGGGTCGGTGTGCTGTGGGGCGGCTGCCGCCCCGGACGGGCTACGGCGAGGGTCTTGCACTACGGCGCGGGTCGGGTTTGGCGGTGTGCAGTCTTCGGTTAGCTCTA ctTTCAGGCTTTTATGTTAA
- the LOC107052258 gene encoding translation initiation factor IF-2 isoform X3 — translation MNRGIERSPAGTPCRVLAAGGQQGATSPPPAPRAPAELRSSGPERDRGSRCPTPARGSPRPHAARLPAQPAPPPAPASEPSRTRSRRPARSRPAPVREKAIRRPQRREAADCAARRIYALPRPAQTQRTLPSFCPSFSPGRLLPCADDSCALRMRAALARPRWVGPGEGRSSEAQREEHVTGTSARVTCPAATDAGTAPGRGSCGRGRCAACAGGHVASAGRRPWGSVCCGAAAAPDGLRRGSCTTARVGFGGVQSSVSSSKLTFPPLPDFFVD, via the exons ATGAATCGCGGCATCGAGAGAAGCCCCGCGGGCACCCCGTGCCGCGTGCTGGCCGCCGGCGGACAGCAGGGGGCCACCAGCCCGCCGCCAGCGCCCCGAGCTCCGGCCGAACTGCGGAGCTCGGGGCCGGAGCGGGACCGCGGCTCCCGCTGCCCGACACCTGCCCGCGGCTCCCCCCGCCCGCACGCAGCGcggctcccagcccagcccgccccgccgccagcTCCAGCCTCGGAGCCCTCCCGCACCCGGagccgccgcccggcccggagccgccccgcACCTGTCCGAGAGAAAGCGATCAGGCGGCCGCAGCGAAGAGAGGCAGCCGACTGCGCTGCGCGGCGGATATACGCTCTACCCCGTCCCGCCCAGACTCAACGAACACTGCCAAGCTTCTGCCCCTCGTTCTCCCCGGGACGACTTCTTCCGTGCGCCGATGACAGCTGCGCGCTGCGCATGCGCGCAGCCCTCGCACGCCCGAGGTGGGTAGGACCGGGAGAGGGGAGAAGCTCGGAGGCCCAGCGGGAGGAACACGTGACGGGGACGAGCGCTCGCGTCACGTGCCCAGCGGCGACCGATGCCGGCACCGCCCCCGGGCGGGGCAGCTGCGGGCGGGGAAGATGCGCTGCGTGCGCGGGGGGTCACGTGGCTTCTGCTGGCAGGCGGCCGTGGGGGTCGGTGTGCTGTGGGGCGGCTGCCGCCCCGGACGGGCTACGGCGAGGGTCTTGCACTACGGCGCGGGTCGGGTTTGGCGGTGTGCAGTCTTCGGTTAGCTCTAGTAAGCTT ACATTCCCACCGCTGCCAGACTTCTTTGTTGACTGA
- the LOC107052258 gene encoding translation initiation factor IF-2 isoform X4: MNRGIERSPAGTPCRVLAAGGQQGATSPPPAPRAPAELRSSGPERDRGSRCPTPARGSPRPHAARLPAQPAPPPAPASEPSRTRSRRPARSRPAPVREKAIRRPQRREAADCAARRIYALPRPAQTQRTLPSFCPSFSPGRLLPCADDSCALRMRAALARPRWVGPGEGRSSEAQREEHVTGTSARVTCPAATDAGTAPGRGSCGRGRCAACAGGHVASAGRRPWGSVCCGAAAAPDGLRRGSCTTARVGFGGVQSSVSSNIPTAARLLC; encoded by the exons ATGAATCGCGGCATCGAGAGAAGCCCCGCGGGCACCCCGTGCCGCGTGCTGGCCGCCGGCGGACAGCAGGGGGCCACCAGCCCGCCGCCAGCGCCCCGAGCTCCGGCCGAACTGCGGAGCTCGGGGCCGGAGCGGGACCGCGGCTCCCGCTGCCCGACACCTGCCCGCGGCTCCCCCCGCCCGCACGCAGCGcggctcccagcccagcccgccccgccgccagcTCCAGCCTCGGAGCCCTCCCGCACCCGGagccgccgcccggcccggagccgccccgcACCTGTCCGAGAGAAAGCGATCAGGCGGCCGCAGCGAAGAGAGGCAGCCGACTGCGCTGCGCGGCGGATATACGCTCTACCCCGTCCCGCCCAGACTCAACGAACACTGCCAAGCTTCTGCCCCTCGTTCTCCCCGGGACGACTTCTTCCGTGCGCCGATGACAGCTGCGCGCTGCGCATGCGCGCAGCCCTCGCACGCCCGAGGTGGGTAGGACCGGGAGAGGGGAGAAGCTCGGAGGCCCAGCGGGAGGAACACGTGACGGGGACGAGCGCTCGCGTCACGTGCCCAGCGGCGACCGATGCCGGCACCGCCCCCGGGCGGGGCAGCTGCGGGCGGGGAAGATGCGCTGCGTGCGCGGGGGGTCACGTGGCTTCTGCTGGCAGGCGGCCGTGGGGGTCGGTGTGCTGTGGGGCGGCTGCCGCCCCGGACGGGCTACGGCGAGGGTCTTGCACTACGGCGCGGGTCGGGTTTGGCGGTGTGCAGTCTTCGGTTAGCTCTA ACATTCCCACCGCTGCCAGACTTCTTTGTTGA
- the LOC107052258 gene encoding translation initiation factor IF-2 isoform X8 — MNRGIERSPAGTPCRVLAAGGQQGATSPPPAPRAPAELRSSGPERDRGSRCPTPARGSPRPHAARLPAQPAPPPAPASEPSRTRSRRPARSRPAPVREKAIRRPQRREAADCAARRIYALPRPAQTQRTLPSFCPSFSPGRLLPCADDSCALRMRAALARPRWVGPGEGRSSEAQREEHVTGTSARVTCPAATDAGTAPGRGSCGRGRCAACAGGHVASAGRRPWGSVCCGAAAAPDGLRRGSCTTARVGFGGVQSSVSSI; from the exons ATGAATCGCGGCATCGAGAGAAGCCCCGCGGGCACCCCGTGCCGCGTGCTGGCCGCCGGCGGACAGCAGGGGGCCACCAGCCCGCCGCCAGCGCCCCGAGCTCCGGCCGAACTGCGGAGCTCGGGGCCGGAGCGGGACCGCGGCTCCCGCTGCCCGACACCTGCCCGCGGCTCCCCCCGCCCGCACGCAGCGcggctcccagcccagcccgccccgccgccagcTCCAGCCTCGGAGCCCTCCCGCACCCGGagccgccgcccggcccggagccgccccgcACCTGTCCGAGAGAAAGCGATCAGGCGGCCGCAGCGAAGAGAGGCAGCCGACTGCGCTGCGCGGCGGATATACGCTCTACCCCGTCCCGCCCAGACTCAACGAACACTGCCAAGCTTCTGCCCCTCGTTCTCCCCGGGACGACTTCTTCCGTGCGCCGATGACAGCTGCGCGCTGCGCATGCGCGCAGCCCTCGCACGCCCGAGGTGGGTAGGACCGGGAGAGGGGAGAAGCTCGGAGGCCCAGCGGGAGGAACACGTGACGGGGACGAGCGCTCGCGTCACGTGCCCAGCGGCGACCGATGCCGGCACCGCCCCCGGGCGGGGCAGCTGCGGGCGGGGAAGATGCGCTGCGTGCGCGGGGGGTCACGTGGCTTCTGCTGGCAGGCGGCCGTGGGGGTCGGTGTGCTGTGGGGCGGCTGCCGCCCCGGACGGGCTACGGCGAGGGTCTTGCACTACGGCGCGGGTCGGGTTTGGCGGTGTGCAGTCTTCGGTTAGCTCTA TTTAG
- the LOC107052258 gene encoding translation initiation factor IF-2 isoform X5, which yields MNRGIERSPAGTPCRVLAAGGQQGATSPPPAPRAPAELRSSGPERDRGSRCPTPARGSPRPHAARLPAQPAPPPAPASEPSRTRSRRPARSRPAPVREKAIRRPQRREAADCAARRIYALPRPAQTQRTLPSFCPSFSPGRLLPCADDSCALRMRAALARPRWVGPGEGRSSEAQREEHVTGTSARVTCPAATDAGTAPGRGSCGRGRCAACAGGHVASAGRRPWGSVCCGAAAAPDGLRRGSCTTARVGFGGVQSSTFPPLPDFFVD from the exons ATGAATCGCGGCATCGAGAGAAGCCCCGCGGGCACCCCGTGCCGCGTGCTGGCCGCCGGCGGACAGCAGGGGGCCACCAGCCCGCCGCCAGCGCCCCGAGCTCCGGCCGAACTGCGGAGCTCGGGGCCGGAGCGGGACCGCGGCTCCCGCTGCCCGACACCTGCCCGCGGCTCCCCCCGCCCGCACGCAGCGcggctcccagcccagcccgccccgccgccagcTCCAGCCTCGGAGCCCTCCCGCACCCGGagccgccgcccggcccggagccgccccgcACCTGTCCGAGAGAAAGCGATCAGGCGGCCGCAGCGAAGAGAGGCAGCCGACTGCGCTGCGCGGCGGATATACGCTCTACCCCGTCCCGCCCAGACTCAACGAACACTGCCAAGCTTCTGCCCCTCGTTCTCCCCGGGACGACTTCTTCCGTGCGCCGATGACAGCTGCGCGCTGCGCATGCGCGCAGCCCTCGCACGCCCGAGGTGGGTAGGACCGGGAGAGGGGAGAAGCTCGGAGGCCCAGCGGGAGGAACACGTGACGGGGACGAGCGCTCGCGTCACGTGCCCAGCGGCGACCGATGCCGGCACCGCCCCCGGGCGGGGCAGCTGCGGGCGGGGAAGATGCGCTGCGTGCGCGGGGGGTCACGTGGCTTCTGCTGGCAGGCGGCCGTGGGGGTCGGTGTGCTGTGGGGCGGCTGCCGCCCCGGACGGGCTACGGCGAGGGTCTTGCACTACGGCGCGGGTCGGGTTTGGCGGTGTGCAGTCTTCG ACATTCCCACCGCTGCCAGACTTCTTTGTTGACTGA
- the LOC107052258 gene encoding translation initiation factor IF-2 isoform X6 produces MNRGIERSPAGTPCRVLAAGGQQGATSPPPAPRAPAELRSSGPERDRGSRCPTPARGSPRPHAARLPAQPAPPPAPASEPSRTRSRRPARSRPAPVREKAIRRPQRREAADCAARRIYALPRPAQTQRTLPSFCPSFSPGRLLPCADDSCALRMRAALARPRWVGPGEGRSSEAQREEHVTGTSARVTCPAATDAGTAPGRGSCGRGRCAACAGGHVASAGRRPWGSVCCGAAAAPDGLRRGSCTTARVGFGGVQSSVSSSKLDLAP; encoded by the exons ATGAATCGCGGCATCGAGAGAAGCCCCGCGGGCACCCCGTGCCGCGTGCTGGCCGCCGGCGGACAGCAGGGGGCCACCAGCCCGCCGCCAGCGCCCCGAGCTCCGGCCGAACTGCGGAGCTCGGGGCCGGAGCGGGACCGCGGCTCCCGCTGCCCGACACCTGCCCGCGGCTCCCCCCGCCCGCACGCAGCGcggctcccagcccagcccgccccgccgccagcTCCAGCCTCGGAGCCCTCCCGCACCCGGagccgccgcccggcccggagccgccccgcACCTGTCCGAGAGAAAGCGATCAGGCGGCCGCAGCGAAGAGAGGCAGCCGACTGCGCTGCGCGGCGGATATACGCTCTACCCCGTCCCGCCCAGACTCAACGAACACTGCCAAGCTTCTGCCCCTCGTTCTCCCCGGGACGACTTCTTCCGTGCGCCGATGACAGCTGCGCGCTGCGCATGCGCGCAGCCCTCGCACGCCCGAGGTGGGTAGGACCGGGAGAGGGGAGAAGCTCGGAGGCCCAGCGGGAGGAACACGTGACGGGGACGAGCGCTCGCGTCACGTGCCCAGCGGCGACCGATGCCGGCACCGCCCCCGGGCGGGGCAGCTGCGGGCGGGGAAGATGCGCTGCGTGCGCGGGGGGTCACGTGGCTTCTGCTGGCAGGCGGCCGTGGGGGTCGGTGTGCTGTGGGGCGGCTGCCGCCCCGGACGGGCTACGGCGAGGGTCTTGCACTACGGCGCGGGTCGGGTTTGGCGGTGTGCAGTCTTCGGTTAGCTCTAGTAAGCTT GACCTTGCTCCATGA
- the LOC107052258 gene encoding translation initiation factor IF-2 isoform X2, giving the protein MNRGIERSPAGTPCRVLAAGGQQGATSPPPAPRAPAELRSSGPERDRGSRCPTPARGSPRPHAARLPAQPAPPPAPASEPSRTRSRRPARSRPAPVREKAIRRPQRREAADCAARRIYALPRPAQTQRTLPSFCPSFSPGRLLPCADDSCALRMRAALARPRWVGPGEGRSSEAQREEHVTGTSARVTCPAATDAGTAPGRGSCGRGRCAACAGGHVASAGRRPWGSVCCGAAAAPDGLRRGSCTTARVGFGGVQSSVSSSKLFRNSSNPKKTAIALCQGSATS; this is encoded by the exons ATGAATCGCGGCATCGAGAGAAGCCCCGCGGGCACCCCGTGCCGCGTGCTGGCCGCCGGCGGACAGCAGGGGGCCACCAGCCCGCCGCCAGCGCCCCGAGCTCCGGCCGAACTGCGGAGCTCGGGGCCGGAGCGGGACCGCGGCTCCCGCTGCCCGACACCTGCCCGCGGCTCCCCCCGCCCGCACGCAGCGcggctcccagcccagcccgccccgccgccagcTCCAGCCTCGGAGCCCTCCCGCACCCGGagccgccgcccggcccggagccgccccgcACCTGTCCGAGAGAAAGCGATCAGGCGGCCGCAGCGAAGAGAGGCAGCCGACTGCGCTGCGCGGCGGATATACGCTCTACCCCGTCCCGCCCAGACTCAACGAACACTGCCAAGCTTCTGCCCCTCGTTCTCCCCGGGACGACTTCTTCCGTGCGCCGATGACAGCTGCGCGCTGCGCATGCGCGCAGCCCTCGCACGCCCGAGGTGGGTAGGACCGGGAGAGGGGAGAAGCTCGGAGGCCCAGCGGGAGGAACACGTGACGGGGACGAGCGCTCGCGTCACGTGCCCAGCGGCGACCGATGCCGGCACCGCCCCCGGGCGGGGCAGCTGCGGGCGGGGAAGATGCGCTGCGTGCGCGGGGGGTCACGTGGCTTCTGCTGGCAGGCGGCCGTGGGGGTCGGTGTGCTGTGGGGCGGCTGCCGCCCCGGACGGGCTACGGCGAGGGTCTTGCACTACGGCGCGGGTCGGGTTTGGCGGTGTGCAGTCTTCGGTTAGCTCTAGTAAGCTT TTTAGGAACTCTTCCAATCCAAAGAAGACAGCAATTGCATTATGCCAGGGTTCTGCCACAAGTTGA
- the LOC107052258 gene encoding translation initiation factor IF-2 isoform X1 encodes MNRGIERSPAGTPCRVLAAGGQQGATSPPPAPRAPAELRSSGPERDRGSRCPTPARGSPRPHAARLPAQPAPPPAPASEPSRTRSRRPARSRPAPVREKAIRRPQRREAADCAARRIYALPRPAQTQRTLPSFCPSFSPGRLLPCADDSCALRMRAALARPRWVGPGEGRSSEAQREEHVTGTSARVTCPAATDAGTAPGRGSCGRGRCAACAGGHVASAGRRPWGSVCCGAAAAPDGLRRGSCTTARVGFGGVQSSVSSSKLLSGFYVKVAKRDQKVTKGEVPSGVGSWNCSTRRRGLPSLVVFQ; translated from the exons ATGAATCGCGGCATCGAGAGAAGCCCCGCGGGCACCCCGTGCCGCGTGCTGGCCGCCGGCGGACAGCAGGGGGCCACCAGCCCGCCGCCAGCGCCCCGAGCTCCGGCCGAACTGCGGAGCTCGGGGCCGGAGCGGGACCGCGGCTCCCGCTGCCCGACACCTGCCCGCGGCTCCCCCCGCCCGCACGCAGCGcggctcccagcccagcccgccccgccgccagcTCCAGCCTCGGAGCCCTCCCGCACCCGGagccgccgcccggcccggagccgccccgcACCTGTCCGAGAGAAAGCGATCAGGCGGCCGCAGCGAAGAGAGGCAGCCGACTGCGCTGCGCGGCGGATATACGCTCTACCCCGTCCCGCCCAGACTCAACGAACACTGCCAAGCTTCTGCCCCTCGTTCTCCCCGGGACGACTTCTTCCGTGCGCCGATGACAGCTGCGCGCTGCGCATGCGCGCAGCCCTCGCACGCCCGAGGTGGGTAGGACCGGGAGAGGGGAGAAGCTCGGAGGCCCAGCGGGAGGAACACGTGACGGGGACGAGCGCTCGCGTCACGTGCCCAGCGGCGACCGATGCCGGCACCGCCCCCGGGCGGGGCAGCTGCGGGCGGGGAAGATGCGCTGCGTGCGCGGGGGGTCACGTGGCTTCTGCTGGCAGGCGGCCGTGGGGGTCGGTGTGCTGTGGGGCGGCTGCCGCCCCGGACGGGCTACGGCGAGGGTCTTGCACTACGGCGCGGGTCGGGTTTGGCGGTGTGCAGTCTTCGGTTAGCTCTAGTAAGCTT ctTTCAGGCTTTTATGTTAAAGTAGCAAAACGTGACCAGAAGGTAACTAAAGGAGAAGTCCCTTCAGGTGTTGGGAGTTGGAATTGTTCAACCAGGAGAAGAGGTCTTCCTTCTCTTGTGGTCTTCCAGTAG